DNA from Quercus lobata isolate SW786 chromosome 1, ValleyOak3.0 Primary Assembly, whole genome shotgun sequence:
GAGGAGATCCTCATGTGCTTGCCTTTGTGTCTCACTGTTAACCAACCTTATAGATCAATTGGTGAAGGCAATATACTGTGGTATAAGCAATGaagatttatattataatacTGTTTACATCCTTTAATGTGAATTGCAAATTTTGAAAGTTGATGGACCAATTTAAAACCAACCCTAAACTTAGAGggtataaattacattttaactAGGATTTATCATTATTTAGAAGTTCCTAGTTACATTAACTGGAGGGTATTTGCCTTGATTGAAATACAATTGAAATGACACCTAATAATCAATCCCTGGTTTGGGAAGCACAGCTATATTGATTATTGACAAACACATTTACTATGTCcaaaattaaactctatagTTAACTTGAATGGATGagaatcacaattttttttaataagatgatCGAACAGTGATAATTATAACAAACAACCCAAGCTCATTGGATTATCTCAGTCAATTTCAAGTACATTATATAATCTTAGTCCGGGTTCCTTGTCATATGATTCAATCTGTTCACAAGTCAAATTACATGACTCTACGAGTCCCTACTTCAAAAGGCCACACATTGTGTCTTGCATTTCTGATTCTTCCTTCCCTTTTGTCACTCACTATCACTAACATATGTATGCTCTATGAATTATAACCCTACCTATAGTGCAAGTAATTTGATTATATAACACATGCTGTAACCATAGGACTAGTCTACTATATGCATACCATTTAATGGATTTGTTGTAATATGCAAAGtttaatactaaatatttagTAATTTCTATTGAACATATAAGGTCAATCCATGTTGATCTTTTGTTCTCTCTCAAATAGAAAGAAACCTTTCTAAATTGCATGCACCAAACATACATATACTGTTCATGTGATTTCTCAAAATTAGTAAGTGCATTCATTGTAAAGTATCCCAAAGTTGCAAGAATTACAGGTTCATGGTAAGCATGTGATGGCTTTCAATGAGAATTTCTAGAATAATAAGTGCATTCATTGTAAGATATCCCAATGTTGATTCAATCTTGTTAGAGAAATAATATTTAGGATTCCTTTTCTGATTATTTAATTAGGTAAAtgatcaaaatttgatttctgtTGAGGTAGCTTCTAATAATTAAGCTTTCCTTACCATATGTAAAAATATTGGCATGTGAATGTCCTATTTAGTTTGTTTAATTGGATCTTTTATCTAAAATTGGCATGGAACTTAAGCTCTTGTACAACCATTCTATTCCTACATTGATTCTAATCAATTACAAACCATAGTATGTTGTACTTGCAATAAATCAGagacaaataaatttttccttacaattaattaatgtactaattcaaaaaaaaaaaaaaaagaggcaggAAAGTCAGTGCGTCCAACATATTGAAATGGACGGCGTAATTGTTAAAATCTATGGAtcacattaattaattatgtcaTCATGAGCTTTCCAGTTCCATTTCTAGTTTATAGATAAGAATGATGTCCCTcctagaaagaaataaaaatctaacAATGTCTTCACTTATTATTCTAGGAAATTGCAAGACTTGGCTTCTTTatgtttaaaacaaaaatattagcatttaaaaaatatatataaatctttgaTTTGAGTCtctaccttttattttaatcctTTTCCCCTTGAACATAGGGAAGAGCCTTCTTGATTTTTGGTCAAGGATATTGGCAAAAATATAAGACATCAAGATTATTGTATGGGATTTGAAAGTAATATTTAGTGTATAAAACTCTTATTTGTATGTTTGTATGAGATTTGAAAGAAGTGGCTGGTaaaccattttaattttttcagaaaGACTGAATTCTtaacattatatttatatatataaaatttaaggaagaggaaaaagacAGTGATAAGCATATCTATTTTCTACTCAAGCATCAAGGATTCATGGTAGTTCAATTGGGGTGAAATTTTCAATACACTAAAGGGCACTACATAGTCAGAAAAGTGGAGTGCCCATATAAAATCAACTATtagaaacaagaacaaaaaaattgggggaggggggggggaaaaataaacaaatgtaaAAGCTTAAGAGGCATCCACATACATCTCCACTGTCAAATGCAGTCAAGGGAACAATCAATAGCTAATTAATAGCTTATAGGATCTTATTACATATAGTAAttctagaaataaaaaaatgaaatagtttaCTGACATGCCCATCTGCTTTGTAAAGGTGAAAAACCAGAGAGCACAGggattaacttttattttagtgaCATGGtcatatgtttttgtttgataaagttagaaaattctttatgagagagagagagagagctttaaaCATGTTACGGGGTTGGAGTGAATGAATAGAGAGTTATTGTAAAGACATGCGGTAGAAGAGATGGTGTTCTCAGTGGAGTCTCAAAAGACAGTGCCAGCGCCATTTCTGACAAAGGCATACCAACTGGTTGATGACCCTCGCATCGATCACATTGGGTCTTGGGGTGAAGATGAAACCACCTTTGTTGTGTGGAGGCCTCCTGAGTTTCCTGGAGATCTCCTACCAAACTACTTCAAGCACAACAACTTTTCAAGCTTTGTTAGAGCATCTTCAATGATCTATgcaaaagcaaaatattttctataataaaGAATGAGACCAAAAAAAGCCACTTCAATGGATTTTCTATACCTAAAAAGCTTTTTGGCTCATGAATAAtagctcatcaagtctgatgAGCTACTGAtcattcttcaaaattttttttttctattataataatcaggtgttaaataaaaaaatgttaaaagatatatagttaaaaaaagaataaataatgaatgaataaataatatttaaatgagataaaaaataggatagagaatttgttgaaaaatgtatttgaaaaagttggtAAATATAGGTAAAAGTCACTATTCATtttccaaacagtacaaaaatttgatgaatttaCTAAAGATGCTCTTAGGCAGCTTAATACCTATGTGAGAATACCTATGTGAGAATACAAcactaatctctctctctcttgaaaaatgtatttgaaaaagttggtAAATATAGGCaaaagtcactgttcattctccaaacagtacaaaaatttgatgaatttaCTGAAGATGCTCTTAGGCAGCTTTATACCTATATGAGAATACAacactactctctctctctctctctctctctctctctctctctctctctctctctctctctctctctctctctctctctctctctctctctctctctctctctctctctctctctctctctctctctctctctctctctctctctctctgtgagtGAGAGGTTAACCTGGTCACTCTATTTTGACACcatgaaaaagtttttttcaaTGGGTGATTTTCAAATCACATTAATTGAGAGATGTAAACTGGATGGTGcttttttctgtcttttttttctttttctttttctttttttcagttCAATTGGTATAAAGACCCATTcaccaaacacacacatacagcTTTTTAATCGATTACATATTTCTCTATAAACTATACCTGTAATCAGTTTCTGTGAACTGTTTGTGTTTGATGAGTTGGTTTACATCAGTTTGGATACATTCTAGTGTGTTTCTCACTTACTCTAGCCTTTGACCAGTGAACTTTAGAAGTACATTTACAATATATGTTCCTTTGGATGGTTAAAAGACTAGTAGTGTCAATTAAAAGAGTGAGAGAGTCAAATCATTAATGACTTTGCTGCAAAAACTGTAGTCCTAAGACCATTGTTCTACCCTTTAGAAACCTTAGAGAAATattgaagtgttttttttttttggaaagacaTGAGATCACCCAAATGGAGATCTTAGCGTGCAAAATGCAAAACatctctcaaaataaaaattttgtatccTCCTCTTAGTGTTATACTTTATATTCAGTTGCAATTGAGGCTATAATTTTCCATTAGTGATGGCTTTTGAAAAAGGTATGTAAGTTCTTGTCAAACCTCTTCACCAACACCCCTAATACAGTTACAGTATGAAGAGGATTTCAGTAAGTACTGAAAAGGAACGGTATCAAAATGAGTGTCTATTTTCCTTTCAATAATAATCATGCCATTTGGAATCTAGTGCATGAAGTAGATAATGAAGGGTGCAAAAACAAGTTGTgaagaacaaaaatatatagttgaTAGCgaacctttattttattttatttttttgctcaaaGATATTGAACCTTTTATTACAACCCAAGATAGATGAATAAAAATGGGAAAATTGATAAACATGGTTTACATAAGGATTTTGTTCATGGTTTGCACATTCACATCCATGGAGAGAGATAAGCAGTTAATAAGAACATTTTACTAGATGTTGAAAGCTCATCGATTTCACGCATAGATGACAtctcaattcttttttattttcgttTTAAAACACTCAATTAAGCATTCTGCACTATTGCCTTGCAATGCTGATTTCGGTATGCACAATTTTATGCAGTCTTTAGCAATTTCATAAACTTTGACATCACAGCCTTCTACTTTGGTGGTATACATGCACTGGAAGAATTGCTTAACAATACACGTCTTAAAATAAGGTCTACTAGTTAAAGACCACGGTCCCTTTCTACAAAAATCAATTCCCCTTTCAAAGCACTTGTATAATGGACCAGGAGGTTTCTCTTCGTCAAGTTGAAAGGTTGAGGAAAGCGTGTGGGAATTGAAGAGGGATGGATAGAGATAAAGTCATTAGCTTGCACTTCTAATAGCACGAGCGTAATCAACACAAGTATCATCATTAGTTTTTCCATATAATTCCTATCTTTTTGTTGTCTTTAactttagaaaaattttgttattaagaagttaaaaaaaagtacaacaaTTTATAAGGATTTGTatattgatttttgaatttataaaagaagatttgtttaagaattttcattttgaaaatataatagGTTTTTTTCCATAATGTCTTTTAGCTAGGGACATGAGATTTTATGATACTTTTTGtgcaattaataatttaatatttgaatcTTAGCAGAAGTCACATActcatacaaattaaattgttgtgTTAAAGGAGTGTCTGTTGGCTAGAATTACAAGCTTGCACAAGAGTAGTTAGGTGATTAAAAAGTAATTCTTGCCAATGAGTTCATGTATTAATTCttattgaaaatttcaattattagtTACTTGAACAAGTGAAGAGATCAATAAGGTCGTAATAATATAATGTGAATGTACCATTCAAAATAGATGTACatcattttcaattatttgaattttgaagcatttaatcaaataatgtataaaaCCAAAGATAACAgattctccccaaaaaaaaaaaaaaaaaacacataaatattaataaagaaatGGATATTACTATATCCTAAATAGCGCCGTCCTCCTGTACCTGGTTGATATGATAAGGAATAAATTGGCAACGAACGcgaactcttcttcttcttcactcaCATGCCATCGTCTACTCTAACTCTCTTCAACTTGTGCTGCAATTCCATCATGGAAACCGTTGTTCACAAGCTTCCATCTTTCAAACTCCTTAACCCTACCTCTTCTTCCTCCCACTACtgctccaccaccaccaccactcgGACCTCCAAATCTTTTCGGGTCGGGTCTCGCAGGCGCTCCTTTTCGATTTCCGCTTCTGCTTCAGCCGTCCGAGAAGACAACCAGGCTCTCGGATCCGTCTCTCTCGGCCACATCACCCGACCCGATTTCCCCATCCTCCACCAGGTAAAGTACTCAAcccaattcttcttcttcttcaattccATGCCAAAATTTagaaccaaatttttttttttgaaaaatctaaacaattctCAATGTTCTCGAAATTTACTTTGAGTTGAATCCACCATTTTGGGGCATAAATGaattgttagaattatgatCAATCTGTTATtgaattgggtttttgttttagCTGTGGTTGGATTGAATATATGATAGAATTCTTGCTTAGACTCACTTCATTTACTACAAAGTCcttaactttaatttttatatatattttttggtttaggaAGTAAATGGTTCGAGACTTGTGTACTTAGACAATGCCGCGACTTCTCAGAAGCCGACTGCTGTATTGAATGCTTTGCAAAATTATTATGAAGCTTACAATTCAAATGTGCACCGTGGGATTCATTATCTAAGGTACTTAATTTATGTTTATTGCAGAATATGTAatgtgggttttgtttaaaGGGGGAAGTCTTTGGTGAGATTTTTCGTCGTGTGTTGAGGCTTTTGGTTctgtttagtttttttaagtAATGCAAGTTGCTTGGCGGGTGTTCTGAATGTAGTGCGAGGGCAACGGATGAGTACGAGTTGGCAAGAAAGAAGGTAGCGGCTTTTATCAATGCATTGGACTCTAGAGAGATTGTTTTCACTAAGAATGCTACTGAAGCCATCAATCTGGTAGCATACTCGTGGGGACTGTCGAATTTAAAACCAGAGGATGAGGTGTGCTTTTGTTACTTATGTAATGCTTTTAGCTTTATATATGCGGAGTTTCGTTTTTTGTTGTAtggtaaaaattaatttgatctcAATTTGGTGTTATATTGATTTAAGGAAAATGGTGTTTCTTGTAAATTACATGTATTTATGATTCGTTTTGTTAGGGTGAATATTGAGTGGAAAAATAGGATTAgggtttgaaataaaattatgaaaaggTTGAATCTTGAAAGGTGCTTGTGGCAGAAAAGTATGACTGAAAATGCAAGGCAGCCTCTTTTGAGGCACTATATTAAGTATTTGATAGTAGCAAAAGGTTGGTGAGATTAGTGAGTTTAAGGTTTTAAAaggaataaagaaaagaaaggtttggAATTGAACTAACTGTGGAAAGGGCTCAAATCAGCGGCTCTACTGGCTGCTGTGTTTAGAAAGTAATTTTGGATTTCTGGGTTGTTTGGGAGCTATTTGATGGAAGAATGGTTTAAGTTCTTATGTTTGCATGGTATTTGAACTTTGACTGTACTCTTGAAGAATTTTATTTCTGTAATCTTGCCTTTCATGAACTTCTCTCTGCCTGCATCCAGCAATTCTTGTGACTGGTTGGACTGTGGCTCCATCATTCTTCACCAATTCCACAtatcttctctttatttttcaatttccattACCCTCTGGTTACTGAGAAATGGAACAAATGGGGGCATAAAGCTTTTGTAGGTTTGGGATAATGCCACATCAAGCCAAGCAGGTGGAATGATCtgagtggagagagagaaaaaggaaaaggaaaaagcaaTGGAACATAAAATTTGTGAACATTGtttctatttcttcttaattaaaaaaaaaagttttttattttaatttctcagTACATTATtggaaataaaatcttaatttactCACAGTTCCTCACCTTATGTCAGCTTCTGTTTTAAGTACTTCTATGAGATTCAGCAACATCATTCTCTACTTTCTTTAAAGGGGGAAAAACATGAAATGACCATCCTTTCATAAGTTTTACATTGAGCCCTTTcacaatattatttttcttgcagGTAATTCTCACAATTGCTGAACATCACAGTGCCATCGTACCCTGGCAACTTGTAGCTCAAAAGACTGGTGctattttgaaatttgtgagtttaaatcaAGATGAAGCCCCAGATGTAGACAATCTAAGACAAATGTTTTCAAGGAAGACAAAAATTGTAGTTGTTCATCACGTCTCAAACACACTTGGTATGTTTCTCTATCTTGAATCTCTTCATTTTAATCATTAATGTTTCCCTATAGATGCTTTGAGCTGAGGCTGatgaattattttcttttatttgctgGATAATGCTGGTTATTGATATTGTTGATGGTCTGAAAATCGTTAGTGGCTAGGCCTTCCTTATCTTTTGATAATGTGTACCTTGTTGCTGCATATCAAAGCAAAATGTATGACCTCATTGGATTGTTTGGCTGTTTACCCATATTAGAAGCCCATAGAGAAACCTTTTGCGCAATGAGACAATGGGCCAGATTCTgaagaaaaggcaaaaagaaaagatcCAACAGCCCAAACATATCGTCCAAAAATGAGAACATCCATGCCCAAACTTATAAACTTTCCATACCGAATGGGTGATATCTTTTGCGAAGGATTCAACCATAGATAATCTCTTAAGTTATTAATAACTAGATGGAACCAAGAAAAGATCTCCTCCTGTGCAAAATTATAGAAGATTCCATTTAAGATCAAACAATTCCATCAAATTGAGTATGATTGTATGTGTGAAGCAAGAATGTCAGCTTTAGTAATGCAAACATTGGTGAGAATCCAACGCCCCAAAGACCTAAGGGTTCCTTCACAGGGTTAGTTCATGGAGGCTGTGTCAAGGACAAAAATCAAGACAAAAAGTGTAGGGCAGAAAAAGATTGCAATCAACTTGATAATATTCGGGTGACATTGCTTCTTTGGTCCTATCCAAGGAATCCCTTAGATATGATGCAAAATGGATATTGTTCTGTCGTTGATTAGAAACTGTCCCAATGCCATGTCTTTTTGCTATGGCTTCTAAATTACGGCACAACAGGAATATGCTAAATATTGCATAGCTTGACTTTAGCGGTAGTGCTACATGCTTGAgtgattttcttatcaaataataaatgatTACTAAAAGAATCATCTTTCAAGTGCacaatttattaatatacaTTTTGATATAAGAATCAATTGTCTTGCCTATTATCTTTATCTAAGAAAATTTGAACCCTGTTTTGAGTATCCTATCATTTATTATGGATCATTGTTAAAGAAAGGTAAGAAATGAACCgtgaagactttttttttttaaaaaaaaaaaaaaattattattatggtAATCTAGGCATAGATGTATGGATTTCTGGGTTGAGCATTACCATTTTCTGGTTGCTAGGCTTTTGCTGATTTTGAATAGACTTTTGAAGTAACATCTCATCATATTAACATTGGGAGGTACAATGCTTAACTTTATCATATGAAttatattttagtaaaatataatTAGCAGGGTTCACTGATTATTAACTCCTCTCCCACTGTTCCCCCTTTCTCAACCCCCAATTTTTTCCCTCACTTTTGGTGTGCCCCATGTTtctgaattttaatttgatattaagGTTTTCCTTACTAGCCCCACATGTTAGTGTTTTGGAAGCCTATAACTTACTTTCCTTAATACTGTTAATGTGACAGTTAGTTTTTGCTTAGCCATTTGATTACGTCTATTGGGTACTAACAGAGTAACAGGTTGCTCTCGTTGGTTTAATCAAATGAATAgccttcttccttcttcttttctctttagttttctgaaagttgtaagtttttcttatttttatgcaACTGATTTACTGAAACAAATATTTCTTTCGTTTTTCTGTAGCTTCTGTTCTTCCTATCGAAGAGATTGTGCTTTGGGCACATGATGTTGGGGCAAAAGTTCTTGTGGATGCCTGTCAGAGTGTTCCACACATGGTTGTCAATGTCCAGAGCCTCAATGTTGATTTTCTTGTTGCTTCTTCTCACAAGGTTAGGGTAACGCCTTTTTTGCAAGTTCTTAGCTTTGTCCGAATATAATAAGTTTAAGGAATATTGTAATAAACATTCTTCAGATGTGTGGCCCTACAGGCGTTGGATTCTTATATGGCAAGAGTGAGCTCTTGTCTGCTATGCCTCCATTTCTAGGTAAGTTTCTACCTTTAGAAGTTAAAAGTTAAGAGCTTGTCTGTTCTGGTATGTTCAATTCTTGTCCTGCAATAGTTTTTATTTCCCCACCAACACCTCCCCCCTGCCCTCtcccccaaaaaagaagaagatatttttatattcatattcCTGATAGCAATGAAATGGGTATAATTTGAAGCTGATTCTAGTGTTGATCCCCCCCCTCTCCCTCTTTCTAGGCGGTGGAGAAATGATCTCTGATGTATTTCTTGATCATTCCACTTATGCAGAACCTCCATCCAGGTTAGTGAACTTATTCATCTTCTTGACCAAATTCATCTTATATATGAATGTTCACGTCAAGTGCATGAATGCTCAAGTTGGTGGTGGCAGTCTATATATCAGATCCTACTTTTACCAAGACTAAAAATCGATTAGTGGATAGCTTGAAGTTCTGGTGAATTCCATTTTGTGTAGCAGATGCCAATCAGTTACCATACAATGGGATATGTGTGGGAATTACATTTTAGAAAAATGTGGGAATGTGCTTATGGAGCCCATGGGAAAAGAGCAAAGTAGGGTGTAGAGATATGTTCCACAAAACAACTGAATTCCCCCCACATTTCTCTAGCCATTTTTTGTATGTTTCCCTATGGTTTTTTCTGTACATATCttctaatattttcaaatttgattcaCATTTTCACTCTAGTACTAAGTGATTGATACACTGCCTTTTAcactttttatatatgtattctCTTTTAACAACATCGAGATACTATGAAAAGTATCCAGTTTGGTGAAATCAATATCTGTCATAAAACATTATAGGTCATAGTGATTTCTCGTCATTTTAGTTTCTGCATGGATTTTGTGTATCTATATGTCACAGACTTTAATGTCTGCCAGTTCATTCTAACTATATAATCATGGTGAGCAAGCATTATCTTGCCTGTGGGCTCTACATAGGGTTATATTTTGTAATAGATCCTACACCATAGTCTAATTCCTCAAAAACTTTAGTGTTTTTATTGGCTTCTCATTCTCCATGAAGCTCCTTGATATTGAGCCCAAGACCATTCAATTTGTACTTCATGCCATTAGTAATGCATTTTCCATGTAGATCCTAAATATTCAGCCAGATGCTTAGTTATTACTTCTGTTACATTCAACCAAAGCAATTGTCATGACCTTAAGGTAGTTATATTTGTCAAGATTTGCTCTTTCCATATTCTATCTTTTCATTGTATTGCTACTTTTCTGTCATCTCCTCTTTATTTCACCTAATGGAAATTTTATTTACATGCTAGCTCATGTGTTAACTTTCTATCTATACACATTATCTTTCTTCAGACATTGAACGGCTTAAATCTATAATGTACCACAAAGTTTTTGCTTTTTCCAGGCACTTTAAATTTAATACCAGTAGCAATTGTATATGAAGTTTAGGATAAAGTTCAAAATATTTGGACTATGCAATAATTTGTTGTTTAGTAAGTTGGATTTCCCCACCTGGATGACTTCTATATCTTAGTATGTGAATGTTATTCTATCGTGTAGCATATCTTTGTCGTATAATATATTCTTTAACTGAATTAGATTTGAGGCCGGAACACCTGCAATTGGGGAAGCAATTGGTTTAGGAGCAGCAATCGATTATTTATCGAGACTTGGCATGCAAAAGATACATGATTATGAGGTTAGTTGAATTTTTATGCCTTCTCTCTTATTTCATGATTACAACATAGGACACAGAGACAGAGCTTGATATGTGGAAATATGTGAAAACCATGTTGTTGAGATAAAATTTCATTGATTAATTTGCATAAGATGTAATGGAATGTGACCCACACCCGTTGGTTCTCATTTTTATTGAAGCTAATCTTAAGATGCTGTTGGCAGACTGCATTATTTGATCTTGAACTCAGCTTCAAGCAGGGGttagaaaagaacaaaaattatgtctagaaaattttgcttatttatcatataattaaaataattagttGCTTTATATGCAATTTATTTTACAGATTGAGTTGGCTAAATATCTGTATGAAAGCCTGCTTTCAGTCCCCAATATTCATGTCTATGGCCCAGCACCTTCAGAAAATGTTGACCGTGCTGCTCTCTGCTCTTTCAACATCGAGAACATTCACCCTACTGATATTGCTACTTTTCTTGACCAACAGGTATGGGAACGGGCAAAACCTTACACCTGTGGTAGATTTCTAGTGTTTATGTtctattaatatcatttttcctcGGCCTTTTTATAGTTTATAATAAACCATGGAAGATTCAAGAAGCCTAAATGTTTGAAAATTTCTACACACATTTTCTGTTGtagagaagaaaattattttggaacAGCAACTAACCTATTTAGTTTCAGCATGGAGTGGCAATCAGATCAGGTCACCATTGTGCCCAACCCCTTCATCGCCATTTAGGTGTCAATGCAAGTGCACGTGCTAGCCTCCACTTCTATAACACCAAAGAGGATGTTGATGATTTTATCCAGGCGCTCAATGACACAGTCAActtcttcaattctttcaaatGAGTTATTTGCTTAGTTAGCAAGCTACTTTAGATTCTGTGTCAACAATTCTGCTGTTGCATGCTAAGTATGCAGGTTTATACGTctatcttttcattttcttcatttttgttgGAGTGGTCCTTTTAGTCCTGCTTCTTCAATTAGTATTTAAGAGCTGTATCCTATATTCCTATGATACCACTACCCACGATGTGATCCATTTTGTAAAGAGGGAAAAGGCATAAGATTATCAATTGAATCcatctctatatatttttagaagCAAAATTAGAGAGTGTAGTCCTAGCATCCATAGGATCGCTCACTGTACATCCGTGACTATGCTAACGATGCAAAATTGTACCCTTTAATAGCAGAGTTgtgctaaaaaaataaatggtcacatgaaacaaaAGCTGAGAGTAAATGTGACCTTGGCAttcctttttctgtttttattttagaatcGTTGCCTTAACATACTTGTATCACCACATTAGTGGGATTTtgctaaattaataataaatgctaAGGTACtaatgtaataaaaaatgataatatggAACACCTTTCCTATCTTGCCAAGCAATCAATTATCTAGTCAAGCAACCAATTACCACCCAATTTCGTAGCAGTTCAGTCGCTCACTTGGAATTAGTGCCATGAATGAACTAAGTTGTTTATAAAAAGTTCAAGCTCATCTTAGGAAATGGCTTGTTTGTGTTCGTTTATTTAGCAAATAAACTAAGTTTAAGCCCAAGTTTAGACTATTAAATGAgccaagttaaaaataataataataataatagtaaaataaaaaaataattgtttgtgAATAAGCCAATGAACATAAGGCTAAGTatgtataatattataaatttatatgtatacttatctaaaaatataattatataaacttGAGATTAAATTGTGTAGCTAGGCTTATAGATAGGTtcttacaatataaaattattgtttatagtTTATTGAAAATACAGTCATTCAAAgctaaaaattatatgttagttttatgggcaaaacttaggtacagtaccttaggttctctacttaaaattttgacatctatCCAATTTAACACCTCAAGCAAACGacgttaaaaaagaaaagaaaagaatatctcatatctctctctcgGTGTGTATTTGCttaccttcttcttctctgatcTATGATTTATTCTCTCGCTCTaggtgtgtgtgtatgtgtttgtatttgtttccttcttcttttttgatctATGaggctttctttgtttctaatcTATGATTCTGATCTATGATTCTTCTTTTCTGATCTctgattctttctctctctctcggtgtgtgtgtatgtatttgTATctgtttccttcttcttttctgatctgagtctttctttgtttctattctatgattctttcttcttttctgatctatgattctttctctctctctcggtatgtgtgtgtatgtatgtgtatctgtttccttctttttttctaatctatgattctttcttcttttctaatctatgattctttcttct
Protein-coding regions in this window:
- the LOC115980975 gene encoding cysteine desulfurase 1, chloroplastic, with protein sequence MPSSTLTLFNLCCNSIMETVVHKLPSFKLLNPTSSSSHYCSTTTTTRTSKSFRVGSRRRSFSISASASAVREDNQALGSVSLGHITRPDFPILHQEVNGSRLVYLDNAATSQKPTAVLNALQNYYEAYNSNVHRGIHYLSARATDEYELARKKVAAFINALDSREIVFTKNATEAINLVAYSWGLSNLKPEDEVILTIAEHHSAIVPWQLVAQKTGAILKFVSLNQDEAPDVDNLRQMFSRKTKIVVVHHVSNTLASVLPIEEIVLWAHDVGAKVLVDACQSVPHMVVNVQSLNVDFLVASSHKMCGPTGVGFLYGKSELLSAMPPFLGGGEMISDVFLDHSTYAEPPSRFEAGTPAIGEAIGLGAAIDYLSRLGMQKIHDYEIELAKYLYESLLSVPNIHVYGPAPSENVDRAALCSFNIENIHPTDIATFLDQQHGVAIRSGHHCAQPLHRHLGVNASARASLHFYNTKEDVDDFIQALNDTVNFFNSFK